A region of Mustela lutreola isolate mMusLut2 chromosome 17, mMusLut2.pri, whole genome shotgun sequence DNA encodes the following proteins:
- the AHSP gene encoding alpha-hemoglobin-stabilizing protein, giving the protein MALLQANKDLISTGMKEFNVLLNQQVFPNPPLPEEAMVTMVDDWVNFYINYYRKQMVGEQQEQERALQELEQELRTLSAPFLTKYRAFLKSL; this is encoded by the exons ATGGCTCTTCTTCAGGCCAATAAGGATCTCATTTCTACAGGAATGAAGGAATTTAATGTTCTGCTGAATCAGCAG GTCTTCCCTAATCCTCCTCTGCCTGAAGAAGCCATGGTGACGATGGTGGATGACTGGGTGAACTTCTACATCAACTATTACAGGAAGCAGATGGTCggggagcagcaggagcaggagagggctCTACAGGAACTTGAGCAAGAGCTAAGAACTCTGTCTGCCCCTTTCCTGACCAAGTATAGGGCATTCTTGAAGTCCCTTTGA